GACTAAACCAAAAGCTATTATATTCTTAAATATTGGAACGGTTATTGTTTATCAAGTGGTTCACCAGTAATAAATTGAAATACCATGAAAATATTCTTTTGTATGATTGCCTTAACTGCGATCTCATTTAGCAGCGTGTATGCGGAACCAAACATAAACTCATCTGTAAAAGTTGATGTCTTTCAAACTCATAAGAAAAAAGTTATTCATAAGAAGAAAAAGCCCATGAAAATGAAAAAAGGAACCTCGATGGGTAAAATGAAAATGTAATTTAAAATTAGTTTTGAACGCCCCGGCTTACGGGGCTTTCTTATATCTGATGAATTATTTCTGAGACTTATTCAAGTTCTTCACCGACTATCATTAATCTATTTTTTGCTTACTGCCTTGTGATAATATCACTTCACCCTTTTTACGGAGCGTTTTGATCTTGTTCTTTTTTTAGTAATCCTATTACCCTATTATAATCCAATCGCTTGGCATATGTGGTCATACGCTGCACTCGCTTGGCGATAGCGATTATATCTGCTGTCAGGCCAAAAAGTTTAGTGCAACCCCTTTAAAAGCATTACATGGAGCACGGCAGGTGTGCGTGAACAACTGTCTTTCATAAATTCGCTTTGTAGAAACTTTTTACTTTAGTGTGTGGCAAATTTTTAATTTTTATCTATATTTGTGTGTTGAAAAAAGTTATTGCCCTATTGCTCGTATTTGCTTACGCAATCTCTGTTTACGGGGTTTCTGTAAATAGATTTTATTGCTGTGGGCAACTTTCAACCGTCAGTATTGCTAAAACTGCACAACTGAATTGTCCGAACAAGTCCGATCCCTCTTGTTGTAAAACAACTAAGCAAGAGTTTAAGATAAAAGATAATCATGTTTTTACAAAAACAAGTTCCATTGTATATGTACAATTTGCTCTAATAATTGCTGAGTATTATTTCCAAATTCCTGCTGAAAACATAAGCGTCAAAAATGCCCTGGCTTATAATAGTCATGCGCCGCCAGCCACTCAGGATGCGCTTTATACACTGTTTTGTACTTACAGAATCTGATTTCCCCCCCCCTTTTTCTTACGGTTTAATGGAGTATCTGGCTCTTTAAGCTGTAATCCCTTTTTTTATTAATCAAATTTGATGCAAGCCCATGCAATGGGATACCTATTTAAATTTTTAAAAATGAAAACTATCACATTTTCAACTATAATGCTTGTATTGTTGTTTTCAACAACACTTATTCAAGCTCATAGCTTAAATGCTACTGAAATTCTTTCAAATAATACTGTTATTACTGCCGTTCAACAACATCAACCTTCTGATTATAATGTTGTGGATAAAGGCGTCATCATCATATACAAACGTGAGCGTCCCGGAGATAAACTTAATCTTTTTAAACCTGTTGTTTCTTACTATTTCAGCTTGAAAGATTCTGAAAAGATATATTCCCTTACCCTGGAGAATTTGAAAAATATATACAGGGACGGTAAAGCTTTCGACTTGATAGATGGCAACTTCAGGACGGATAATGATTTGGTTTCTTACGATGCTTATCATCATCAGTACAGGATCAATTATTACCTGTCAAAAATCAATCATTCTTAAGGGATGCCCGTCTATTTATCTATTTTTAAATTAAAAAACAAATGAAAAAAGTAACCCTGATGGCTACGGCCATCTTTTTCTCTGCTGCAACCGTATTTGCTGCGGATCTACCCGTTAAAGCTTTATCGGACACCACGAAAAAAGTTAAACCGGCAAAAGTACAATATACCTGTACTATGCACCCGAAAGTATTAAGTGATAAGCCCGGCAAATGCCCTAAATGCGGTATGGAACTGGTAAAAAAGGAACCGGCTAAAAAGAAAGCTGAAACCATGAAGATGTAATTCATTTAAGCCGTCCGTCTGCCAGCTGGCAGACGGACGGCTTATCAAAACCTTTAAGATGATCAATCAACTTATTAGCCTGTCCTTAAAAAACAGGTATATCGTATTACTGATCGCCATTGTGCTTTTTGCATGGGGCGCTTATTCAGTACGTGAAAATCCTATTGATGCCATTCCCGACCTCTCGGAAAACCAGGTGATCGTATTTACGGAATGGGAAGGCCGCAGCCCGCAGATCATGGAAGACCAGGTAACCTACCCTTTGGTGAGTAACCTGCAGGGCATCCCCAAAGTCAAAGCCATCCGGGCCACCTCCATGTTTGGAATGAGCTTTGTTTATGTTGTCTTTCAGGACAATACGGATGTTTATTGGGCACGCAGCCGGGTATTGGAAAGGTTAAGTTATGCGCAGCGTCTATTGCCGGAAGGCATCACACCAACCCTCGGACCAGACGGAACGGGCGTGGGCCATATCCTGTGGTACACACTGGATGCCAAAGGCATAGACCTGGGCGAACAGCGGGCCTTACAGGACTGGTATGTCAAATTAGGACTGCAAACCGTACCGGGCGTGAGTGAAGTAGCCTCTTTCGGCGGCTTTGAAAAGCAGTACCAGATCAATATAGACCCGCATAAACTCAGTTATTACAATATCCCCCTATCACAGGTATTGAAGGCTGTTAAAAGTAATAACAATGATGTGGGCGGGCGCAAATTTGAAATGAACGGTACCGGGTATATTGTCCGTGGTCTCGGTTATATCAAGAGTTTGCAGGATGTAGAAAATATTTCCATCGGAACCATCAAGACCATTCCTGTCAGGGTGAAAGATATTGCAACAGTACAAATGGGTGGCGACCTGCGCCTGGGCATATTCGATCAGAACGGTGAAGGGGAAGCGGTTGGCGGTATCGTCGTCATGCGCTATGGAGAAAATGCCGATAAGGTCATTCACGCGGTTAAGGATAAAATGGCCGATATACAAAAAGGCTTTCCGCCGGGCGTGAAGTTTAAGATAGCTTATGACCGGAGTGAACTGATCGAAAACGCTATCGGTTCAGTTAAACATACATTAATCGAGGAAATGATCACGGTGTCAATCATCGTTATCCTGTTCTTACTGAGTTTAAAAAGCGCGTTGAGCATTATTATCCAGATCCCCATCACCATCGCGGCCAGCTTTATCCTGCTCAATGCCTTTGGCATTAGCTCCAATATTATGTCCTTAACCGGTATTGCCTTAGCCATCGGGGTGATCGTTGACAACGGGATCGTGATGGTAGAAAATTCGCACCGGAATTTATCCGCTGCACAAGAAAAAGAAAAATCATGACCACAGCAGAACGAATTAGAATTATAGAAGCATCCTGTAAACAGGTGGGCCGAGGCGTGTTCTTTTCCACGCTGATCATCGTAGCATCCTTTCTGCCGGTATTTATGCTGGAAGGACAGGAAGGCAAACTGTTTGGCCCTTTGGCGTGGACAAAAACTTTTATACTGGCTATCGATGCGATCCTCGCAGTTACGCTGGCCCCGGTATTGATCTCCTTTTTTCTGAAAGGTAAGCTGAGCTCAGATGACCGTAACCCATTGAATCGTTTTTTAGAACGCGTTTACCGGCCCATTTTAAACTGGTGCATTACCTGGCGCAAAACGACTATAGGTATCAACATCGTCGCACTACTGATCAGCATCCCGCTTTTGTTGAGCCTGGGCAGCGAATTTATGCCACCGCTCGATGAAGGAACGATCCTTTTTATGCCGGTTACCTTGCCGGATGTATCCAACTCAGAGGCTAAACAGCTTTTACAGGTACAGGACAGGATCATAAAAAGCGTGCCGGAAGTAAAAAACGTTTTAGGAAAGGCAGGCCGGGCGAATACCGCAACGGATAATTCACCGATCAGCATGGTGGAAACCATCATCCTGTTAAAACCAACCAGCGAATGGCGCAGGGGCATTAAAAAGGAAGATATTATCAATGAACTGAATAGCAAATTACAAATACCGGGTGTAGTGAATGGCTGGACACAGCCGATCATCAACCGGATCAATATGCTTTCAACCGGCATCCGTACCGATGTAGGTTTAAAGGTTTACGGCCAAAATCTGGATACCATTTATGCCTTGTCTAACCAAATGAAACAGGCTTTGCAGGGCATTAATGGTGTAAAGGATCTGTATGTTGACCCGATTACTGGCGGCAAATATTTGGATATTCAGGTAAACAAGGATGCTATTGGCAGATATGGCCTGAGCGTGGATGACGTGAACGAGGTAGTGGAAAGCGCGTTAGGCGGCATGAACCTTACACCAACCATTGAAGGTCGCAGGCGCTTCAGTGTGAATCTGCGCTTAGCGCAGGATTACCGGAGCAACCTGGAAGAGATCAGGCGCACCCTGGTTCAAACGATGAGTTATGGCCCTGTTCCGTTGTCGTCAGTTGCGGATATCAAGATCAGCGATGGCCCGGCGATGATCCAGTCTGAAAATGCCTTATTGCGTGGCACTGTATTGTTCAATGTCAGGGAACGCGACCTGGGCAGTACCGTGAAAGAAGCACAGGACAGGCTTAATACGATGGTAAAATCATTGCCCAAAGGCTATTTTATTGAATGGAGCGGCCAGTACGAGAATCTCATCCGTGCGGAGCGTACCTTAAAGCTCATTCTTCCCATCGTATTAATTATCATTTTTGGGTGTCTGTATTTTGCATTCCACTCTATCCGCGAAGCTTTTTTCAGTTTGATCAGTATCCCGTTTGCGCTGATCGGTGGCGCTTACATGGTGTATTTCTTTGGGGTGCATTTATCCGTTGCGGTTGCGGTCGGCTTTATCGCTCTGTTTGGTATCGCGGTAGAAACGGGTATCGTGATGGTGATCTATCTCAATGATGCGATGCAGCAATTAGTCGCTTTAAAAGGAGACTCGAAAGAAACCATAACCAAAGAAGACCTGCGCACCTATGTGATGAATGGAGCAGTAAAACGATTACGGCCCAAACTGATGACGGTTTGCGTAGCCTTGTTTGGTTTGGTGCCGGTGCTTTGGGCAACCGGGACTGGCAGTGATGTTATGCTGCCCATTGTGCTGCCAATGATTGGCGGGGTTTTAACTTCTTCCACGCATATTTTACTGGTTACCCCATTGATCTTCCTGATGGTCAAAGAATATGAACTAAGGAAGCATGGCAAACTGGACGTATTGGATGTAAAGGAATAATATCATGAAAACTAAATATCAAATCACCTATATAGTGCTTATCTGCTTTGCAGGGCTGACAGCAAAAGCTCAGGTTCAGCGCTTGCCTTTAGATAGCGTACTGGCGCGAATTACAGCTAACCCGTCATTGCAGGCGTATGATGCAAAAATAAGTGCGCAGGATGTTTATGCAACCGGATCAAAAAGCCTGGATGCGCCAAAGATCAGTGCAGGCCAGTATCAAACCCCTTATCAGGTCAATCCAAATACAGG
This region of Mucilaginibacter inviolabilis genomic DNA includes:
- a CDS encoding efflux RND transporter permease subunit, producing MINQLISLSLKNRYIVLLIAIVLFAWGAYSVRENPIDAIPDLSENQVIVFTEWEGRSPQIMEDQVTYPLVSNLQGIPKVKAIRATSMFGMSFVYVVFQDNTDVYWARSRVLERLSYAQRLLPEGITPTLGPDGTGVGHILWYTLDAKGIDLGEQRALQDWYVKLGLQTVPGVSEVASFGGFEKQYQINIDPHKLSYYNIPLSQVLKAVKSNNNDVGGRKFEMNGTGYIVRGLGYIKSLQDVENISIGTIKTIPVRVKDIATVQMGGDLRLGIFDQNGEGEAVGGIVVMRYGENADKVIHAVKDKMADIQKGFPPGVKFKIAYDRSELIENAIGSVKHTLIEEMITVSIIVILFLLSLKSALSIIIQIPITIAASFILLNAFGISSNIMSLTGIALAIGVIVDNGIVMVENSHRNLSAAQEKEKS
- a CDS encoding HYC_CC_PP family protein, yielding MKKVIALLLVFAYAISVYGVSVNRFYCCGQLSTVSIAKTAQLNCPNKSDPSCCKTTKQEFKIKDNHVFTKTSSIVYVQFALIIAEYYFQIPAENISVKNALAYNSHAPPATQDALYTLFCTYRI
- a CDS encoding efflux RND transporter permease subunit is translated as MTTAERIRIIEASCKQVGRGVFFSTLIIVASFLPVFMLEGQEGKLFGPLAWTKTFILAIDAILAVTLAPVLISFFLKGKLSSDDRNPLNRFLERVYRPILNWCITWRKTTIGINIVALLISIPLLLSLGSEFMPPLDEGTILFMPVTLPDVSNSEAKQLLQVQDRIIKSVPEVKNVLGKAGRANTATDNSPISMVETIILLKPTSEWRRGIKKEDIINELNSKLQIPGVVNGWTQPIINRINMLSTGIRTDVGLKVYGQNLDTIYALSNQMKQALQGINGVKDLYVDPITGGKYLDIQVNKDAIGRYGLSVDDVNEVVESALGGMNLTPTIEGRRRFSVNLRLAQDYRSNLEEIRRTLVQTMSYGPVPLSSVADIKISDGPAMIQSENALLRGTVLFNVRERDLGSTVKEAQDRLNTMVKSLPKGYFIEWSGQYENLIRAERTLKLILPIVLIIIFGCLYFAFHSIREAFFSLISIPFALIGGAYMVYFFGVHLSVAVAVGFIALFGIAVETGIVMVIYLNDAMQQLVALKGDSKETITKEDLRTYVMNGAVKRLRPKLMTVCVALFGLVPVLWATGTGSDVMLPIVLPMIGGVLTSSTHILLVTPLIFLMVKEYELRKHGKLDVLDVKE
- a CDS encoding heavy metal-binding domain-containing protein, encoding MKKVTLMATAIFFSAATVFAADLPVKALSDTTKKVKPAKVQYTCTMHPKVLSDKPGKCPKCGMELVKKEPAKKKAETMKM